A stretch of Microcoleus sp. FACHB-68 DNA encodes these proteins:
- the rpsU gene encoding 30S ribosomal protein S21: MTQVVLGENEGIDSALRRFKRQVSRDGILADVKSRRHFETPIEKRKRKAVAARRKRRFR; this comes from the coding sequence ATGACCCAAGTTGTTCTCGGCGAAAATGAAGGAATTGACTCAGCTTTACGCCGGTTTAAACGCCAAGTTTCCAGAGACGGAATTTTGGCAGATGTCAAAAGTCGTCGGCATTTTGAAACGCCCATAGAAAAACGCAAGCGCAAAGCCGTTGCCGCTCGACGCAAGAGACGTTTCCGCTAA
- a CDS encoding DMT family transporter — MIHLPVWLTDVKGELAALTAALVWAVSSVVYTRVGRRIPPLELNLSKGVIAIALIVLTLLLRAVATGNFADVMPAINPSAFALLTLSGALGIGLGDTAYFAALTSIGPRRALLLEQTLAPPLAAILALSFLQETLSTGAWCGILLTIIGVAWVIGERVNGVNSDTTHLRQGIGWALLAALSQAIGAVLSRAALANTSISPLWSTLIRLVAGVLALLLWVLLRRQRLEISHKLLRSQQVLGVIVLTAFASTYLGIWLQQISLKFAPAGIAQTLGATSPLFVIPLAIWVGESVSLRAIFGVLVALAGVGILFTLR, encoded by the coding sequence ATGATTCATTTGCCTGTCTGGCTAACCGATGTCAAAGGAGAACTCGCAGCCCTGACTGCCGCATTGGTGTGGGCAGTCTCGTCTGTCGTCTATACTCGCGTTGGCCGGCGCATCCCACCACTAGAATTAAACCTGAGTAAAGGCGTCATTGCGATCGCACTAATTGTCCTCACCTTATTGTTGCGTGCAGTCGCGACGGGAAATTTTGCCGATGTGATGCCGGCAATCAACCCCTCTGCCTTCGCCCTGCTGACCCTCAGCGGCGCGTTGGGAATCGGCTTAGGAGATACCGCTTATTTCGCCGCCCTCACCTCAATCGGGCCACGACGCGCACTGTTACTTGAGCAAACCCTCGCGCCCCCATTAGCCGCCATTCTCGCCCTCAGCTTTCTTCAGGAAACCCTCAGCACCGGCGCTTGGTGTGGAATTTTATTAACCATTATCGGCGTCGCTTGGGTGATTGGCGAACGGGTAAATGGCGTAAATAGCGACACAACCCACCTCCGGCAAGGCATTGGCTGGGCATTGTTGGCAGCACTGTCACAGGCAATTGGAGCAGTTCTCTCCCGTGCGGCATTGGCGAATACGAGTATTAGCCCCTTGTGGAGTACGCTGATTCGGTTGGTGGCTGGGGTGCTGGCGCTGCTGCTGTGGGTATTGCTGAGACGCCAGCGCCTGGAAATCTCACACAAATTGTTGCGATCGCAGCAGGTGTTGGGAGTGATTGTGTTAACCGCCTTTGCCAGTACCTATTTAGGAATTTGGCTGCAACAAATCTCTCTAAAATTTGCGCCGGCAGGCATTGCCCAAACCCTCGGTGCCACAAGTCCCCTATTTGTGATTCCTCTAGCCATCTGGGTGGGAGAGTCGGTTAGCCTCCGGGCGATTTTTGGGGTTTTAGTCGCGCTGGCGGGTGTGGGGATCTTGTTCACCCTGCGCTAA
- a CDS encoding class I SAM-dependent methyltransferase gives MSKQTLGLSDRIYDYLLSASLREIGILHRLREETANHPYAMMQISPEQGQFMALIVQLLGAKKTLEVGVFTGYSSLTVALALPPDGKIIACDVSEEYTTIARRYWQEAGVAEKIDLKLAPALQTLDNLLAAGEAGTFDFAFIDADKENYDAYYERALQLVRTGGLIAIDNVLWGGRVADPQVQDNSTQAIRRLNEKLHQDERITLSLVPIADGLTLALKR, from the coding sequence ATGTCTAAGCAAACCCTTGGCCTCAGCGATCGCATCTACGATTATTTATTATCAGCTTCCTTGCGAGAAATCGGCATCCTCCACCGGCTGCGAGAAGAAACGGCCAATCATCCCTATGCAATGATGCAAATTTCACCGGAACAAGGTCAGTTTATGGCACTCATAGTGCAGCTGCTAGGAGCGAAAAAAACCCTGGAAGTTGGTGTTTTTACCGGCTACAGTTCCTTAACAGTCGCCTTGGCACTTCCCCCTGATGGCAAGATTATTGCTTGTGATGTGAGTGAAGAATATACCACCATTGCGCGTCGCTACTGGCAGGAAGCCGGTGTGGCGGAAAAAATTGATTTAAAACTGGCACCGGCACTCCAAACCCTAGATAACCTTTTGGCAGCCGGTGAAGCCGGCACCTTTGATTTTGCCTTCATCGATGCCGATAAAGAAAACTATGATGCCTACTATGAGCGAGCACTGCAACTCGTTCGCACCGGCGGCTTAATTGCCATTGATAACGTCCTGTGGGGTGGGCGAGTTGCCGATCCTCAAGTTCAAGATAACAGCACGCAAGCCATCCGAAGGCTAAACGAAAAACTGCACCAAGACGAACGAATCACTCTTAGCTTGGTTCCGATTGCCGATGGACTCACCTTAGCCTTGAAACGCTAA
- a CDS encoding DUF4351 domain-containing protein: MIDHDRLFKELLSTFFVEFLELFFPEVIAYLDSNSLETVDKEIFTDVTAGEQYEADLVMKARFREQESFFLIHVENQASKQSEFSRRMFRYFARLYEKFGLPVYPIALFSYDAPQRPEPNFHRVEFPDKVVLEFNYGVIQLNRLNWRDFLRHQNPVASALMAKMNIAPADRPRVKAECLRLLATLRLDRARMQLISGFIDTYLRLNAEEREIFRAEIGSIEPEEREEVMQIVTSWMEEGIQQGLQQGLQQGRQEGELALIMRLLNRRLGTVELQLQERIQQLSISQLEDLAEALLDFSQVGDLVNWLDSQQLAQG; encoded by the coding sequence GTGATCGATCATGATCGGTTATTTAAGGAGTTATTATCCACATTTTTTGTGGAGTTTTTGGAGTTATTTTTTCCAGAGGTTATTGCATATTTAGATAGTAATTCTCTAGAAACTGTGGATAAAGAGATATTTACAGATGTGACGGCTGGGGAGCAATATGAAGCTGATTTGGTGATGAAGGCTCGATTTAGGGAGCAAGAATCTTTTTTTCTAATTCATGTGGAAAATCAGGCTTCTAAGCAGTCGGAGTTTAGCCGGCGAATGTTTCGTTATTTTGCCCGTTTGTATGAGAAATTTGGGTTGCCGGTGTATCCAATTGCTTTATTTTCCTATGATGCGCCGCAACGTCCAGAACCAAATTTTCATCGCGTGGAATTCCCGGATAAGGTGGTTTTGGAGTTCAACTATGGGGTGATTCAGCTAAATCGCTTAAATTGGCGAGATTTCTTGCGACACCAAAATCCGGTGGCGAGTGCGCTGATGGCTAAAATGAATATAGCGCCGGCAGATCGTCCGAGAGTAAAAGCTGAGTGTCTGCGATTGTTAGCAACTTTGCGACTAGATCGAGCGCGGATGCAATTAATTTCCGGATTTATTGACACTTATTTGCGCCTGAATGCTGAGGAGAGAGAGATTTTTCGGGCTGAGATTGGTAGCATTGAACCAGAGGAACGGGAGGAAGTTATGCAAATTGTCACTAGCTGGATGGAAGAAGGGATTCAACAAGGACTTCAACAAGGACTGCAACAAGGAAGACAGGAAGGAGAGTTAGCGCTGATTATGCGCCTACTCAACCGGCGACTCGGTACAGTTGAGCTACAGTTGCAAGAGCGCATTCAACAGTTATCAATTTCTCAATTAGAGGATTTAGCAGAGGCGTTGCTAGATTTTTCCCAGGTTGGGGATTTAGTGAATTGGCTGGATAGTCAGCAGTTAGCTCAAGGATAG
- the recG gene encoding ATP-dependent DNA helicase RecG, with the protein MIDDKPDWVRLQKALSIEAENGFSDLVGKQYRFSEFLHLSFSQVPAALSPNDRQRWEEVATAFAGYPELSVEQRQGLIAQTRMFLLQMQRVVLRRDGNQEPESEDKASSSANVKQPKTAPLAPAASSSTSTASLDQPLTRLSGIGPRNGERLASLGLYTVRDLLYYYPRDHIDYARQVNIRDLEPGETVTIVATVKRSNCYSSPKNKKLTILELVLKDSTGQLKISRFFAGRMSNRGWQEQQRRMYPAGAVIAASGLVKANKYGLTLDNPEMEVLDNSTGSIESMKIGRVLPVYPLTEGVGADIVRKAVLAAMPAVNQIQDAMPAGLRDRYGLMKLKEAISNIHFPTDRDILAEARRRLVFDEFFYLQLGLLSRRANQRQVQNSAILASTGQLINDFYKVLPFKLTNAQQRVVNDILNDLQKPEPMNRLVQGDVGAGKTVVAVVAMLAAIQSGYQAALMAPTEVLAEQHYRKLVSWLNLLHLPVELLTGSTKTAKRREIHAQLETGELPVLVGTHALIQEGVNFHQLGLIVIDEQHRFGVQQRAKLQQKGVEGVAHVLTMTATPIPRTLALTLHGDLDVSQIDELPPGRQAIQTTVLAGSERQNAYDLLRREIVQGRQAYVVLPLVEESEKLDLKSAIEEYQHLQDVIFPDVPVGLLHGRLNSAQKEDAIGKFRDGHTKILVSTTVVEVGVDVPNATVMLIENAERFGLSQLHQLRGRIGRGAHKSFCLLMANPKATADAKQRLQVLEQSQDGFFISEMDMRLRGPGQVMGTRQSGLPDFVLASLVDDQEILVLARDAAEKVMQKDATLDTWPRLKRELELRYERMLGGAIWT; encoded by the coding sequence ATGATCGACGACAAACCAGATTGGGTGCGATTGCAAAAAGCTCTGTCAATTGAGGCAGAGAACGGCTTTAGTGACTTGGTGGGTAAACAATACCGATTTAGTGAGTTTCTCCACCTGAGTTTCAGCCAAGTGCCGGCAGCCTTATCGCCGAATGACCGGCAGCGGTGGGAGGAAGTGGCCACAGCCTTTGCCGGCTATCCCGAACTGAGTGTTGAGCAGAGACAGGGTTTAATTGCACAGACCCGAATGTTTCTGCTTCAGATGCAGCGAGTTGTGCTGCGGCGGGACGGCAATCAGGAGCCGGAAAGTGAGGATAAAGCATCTTCAAGCGCAAATGTCAAGCAACCCAAAACCGCACCTTTGGCACCGGCAGCGAGCAGTTCTACTTCAACTGCCTCCCTGGATCAACCGCTTACTCGTTTGTCTGGAATCGGGCCAAGAAACGGCGAACGCTTGGCCAGCTTAGGTTTATACACCGTGCGGGATCTGCTTTACTACTACCCCCGCGACCATATTGACTATGCGCGTCAGGTGAATATCCGCGATTTAGAACCGGGAGAGACGGTGACAATTGTGGCAACGGTGAAGCGCAGCAATTGCTACAGCAGTCCCAAAAACAAGAAATTAACAATTCTAGAACTGGTTCTGAAAGACAGCACCGGCCAACTTAAAATTAGTCGCTTTTTTGCCGGTCGCATGAGCAATCGCGGGTGGCAAGAACAACAACGGCGAATGTACCCTGCCGGTGCAGTGATTGCAGCGTCGGGGTTGGTGAAAGCGAATAAATATGGCTTGACTCTGGACAATCCAGAAATGGAAGTTTTAGACAACAGCACCGGCTCGATAGAGTCGATGAAGATCGGGCGGGTGTTGCCGGTTTATCCCCTGACGGAGGGTGTAGGGGCCGATATCGTCCGAAAGGCGGTGCTGGCAGCGATGCCGGCAGTTAACCAGATTCAGGATGCGATGCCGGCTGGTTTGCGAGATCGCTACGGCTTGATGAAGTTGAAGGAGGCCATTTCCAATATTCACTTCCCAACTGATCGCGATATTTTGGCAGAAGCGCGACGCCGGCTGGTTTTTGATGAGTTTTTCTATCTTCAGTTGGGATTGCTGAGCCGCAGAGCCAATCAGCGCCAAGTTCAGAATAGTGCGATTTTGGCCTCTACCGGCCAGTTGATCAATGATTTCTACAAAGTATTACCGTTTAAACTCACAAACGCTCAGCAGCGAGTGGTCAATGATATCCTGAACGATTTGCAGAAGCCGGAACCGATGAACCGGCTCGTGCAGGGGGATGTGGGTGCCGGTAAGACGGTGGTTGCCGTGGTGGCAATGCTGGCGGCGATTCAATCCGGCTACCAGGCAGCGTTGATGGCTCCCACGGAAGTGCTGGCAGAGCAGCATTATCGCAAGTTGGTATCGTGGTTAAATTTGCTACACCTGCCGGTGGAATTACTGACGGGTTCGACAAAAACGGCTAAGCGGCGAGAAATTCACGCGCAGTTGGAAACGGGGGAACTGCCGGTGTTGGTGGGGACTCACGCGCTGATTCAAGAAGGGGTGAATTTTCACCAGCTAGGATTGATTGTGATCGATGAACAGCACCGTTTTGGGGTACAGCAACGGGCGAAGTTGCAGCAAAAAGGTGTGGAAGGGGTGGCTCATGTACTGACAATGACAGCAACGCCAATTCCGAGAACTCTTGCCCTGACGCTGCACGGGGATTTGGATGTGAGCCAAATTGATGAATTACCACCAGGCCGACAAGCGATTCAAACCACAGTTTTAGCCGGCAGTGAGCGGCAAAATGCTTACGATCTGTTGCGTCGGGAAATTGTGCAAGGCCGGCAAGCCTATGTGGTGCTGCCGTTGGTGGAAGAGTCGGAAAAGCTGGATTTAAAGTCAGCGATTGAAGAGTATCAGCACTTACAGGATGTGATTTTTCCAGATGTGCCGGTGGGATTGCTGCACGGGCGTTTGAATTCGGCCCAGAAGGAAGACGCAATTGGCAAGTTTCGCGATGGCCACACGAAGATTCTCGTTTCTACAACAGTCGTGGAAGTCGGGGTGGATGTGCCCAATGCTACCGTGATGCTGATTGAAAATGCGGAGCGATTCGGGTTGTCTCAGTTGCACCAGTTACGGGGTCGCATTGGTCGGGGTGCCCACAAATCCTTCTGTTTGCTGATGGCCAATCCCAAGGCAACGGCGGATGCGAAGCAGCGGTTGCAGGTATTGGAACAGTCCCAGGATGGATTTTTTATTTCCGAGATGGATATGCGATTGCGTGGACCCGGTCAGGTGATGGGAACGCGGCAGTCTGGGTTGCCAGATTTTGTGCTGGCTAGTTTGGTGGACGATCAGGAGATTTTGGTGCTGGCGCGGGATGCGGCGGAGAAGGTGATGCAGAAGGATGCAACGCTGGATACTTGGCCCCGGTTAAAGCGAGAGTTGGAATTACGCTATGAGCGAATGCTGGGTGGGGCAATTTGGACGTGA